A stretch of Cynocephalus volans isolate mCynVol1 chromosome 9, mCynVol1.pri, whole genome shotgun sequence DNA encodes these proteins:
- the PCDH10 gene encoding protocadherin-10 yields MIVLLFFALLWMVEGVFSQLHYTVQEEQEHGTFVGNIAEDLGLDITKLSARRFQTVPNSRTPYLDLNLETGVLYVNEKIDREQICKQSPSCVLHLEVFLENPLELFRVEIEVLDINDNPPSFPEPDLTVEISESATPGTRFPLESAFDPDVGTNSLRDYEITPNSYFSLDVQTQGDGNRFAELVLEKPLDREQQAVHRYVLTAVDGGGGGGGEGGGGGAGVGLPPQQQRTGTALLTIRVLDSNDNVPAFDQPVYTVSLPENSPPGTLVIQLNATDPDEGQNGEVVYSFSSHISPRARELFGLSPRTGRLEVSGELDYEESPVYQVYVQAKDLGPNAVPAHCKVLVRVLDANDNAPEISFSTVKEAVSEGAAPGTVVALFSVTDRDSEENGQVQCELLGDVPFRLKSSFKNYYTIVTEAPLDREAGDSYTLTVVARDRGEPALSTSKSIQVHVSDVNDNAPRFSQPVYDVYVTENNVPGAYIYAVSATDRDEGANAQLAYSILECQIQGMSVFTYVSINSENGYLYALRSFDYEQLKDFSFQVEARDAGSPQALAGNATVNILIVDQNDNAPAIVAPLPGRNGTPSREVLPRSAEPGYLLTRVAAVDADDGENARLTYSIVRGNEMNLFRMDWRTGELRTARRVPTKRDPQRPYELVIEVRDHGQPPLSSTATLVVQLVDGAVEPQGGGGGGGGGSGEHQRPSRSGSGETSLDLTLILIIALGSVSFIFLLAMIVLAVRCQKEKKLNIYTCLASDCCLCCCCCGGGGSTCCGRQARARKKKLSKSDIMLVQSSNVPSNPAQVPVEESGAFGSHHHSQNYCYQVCLTPESAKTDLMFLKPCSPSRSTDTEHNPCGAIVTGYTDQQPDIISNGSILSNETKHQRAELSYLVDRPRRVNSSAFQEADIVSSKDSGHGDSEQGDSDHDATNRGQSAGMDLFSNCTEECKALGHSDRCWMPSFVPSDGRQAADYRSNLHVPGMDSVPDTEVFETPEAQPGAERSFSTFGKEKALHSTLERKELDGLLSNTRAPYKPPYLNHFHHLSYFVNWK; encoded by the exons ATGATTGTGCTATTATTCTTTGCCCTGCTCTGGATGGTGGAAGGAGTCTTTTCCCAGCTACACTACACGGtacaggaggagcaggagcatgGCACTTTCGTAGGAAATATCGCTGAAGATCTGGGCTTGGACATTACAAAACTTTCGGCTCGCAGGTTTCAGACGGTGCCCAACTCTCGGACCCCTTACTTGGACCTCAACCTGGAAACCGGGGTGCTGTACGTGAACGAGAAGATCGACCGCGAGCAAATCTGCAAGCAGAGTCCCTCCTGCGTCTTGCACCTGGAGGTCTTCCTGGAGAACCCCCTGGAGCTGTTCCGGGTGGAGATAGAAGTGCTGGACATTAATGACAATCCCCCCTCTTTCCCGGAGCCGGACCTGACGGTGGAAATCTCTGAAAGCGCCACGCCGGGCACCCGCTTCCCCTTGGAGAGCGCATTCGACCCAGACGTGGGAACCAACTCCTTGCGAGACTACGAGATTACCCCCAACAGCTACTTCTCCCTGGACGTGCAGACCCAAGGGGATGGCAATCGATTTGCCGAGCTGGTGCTGGAGAAGCCACTGGACCGAGAGCAGCAAGCGGTGCACCGCTACGTGCTGACCGCGGTGGAcggtggaggagggggaggaggagaaggtgggGGAGGCGGCGCGGGAGTGGGCCTGCCCCCCCAGCAGCAGCGCACGGGCACGGCCCTACTCACCATACGAGTGCTGGACTCCAATGACAATGTGCCTGCTTTCGACCAACCCGTCTACACTGTGTCCCTACCAGAGAACTCGCCCCCGGGCACGCTCGTGATCCAGCTCAACGCCACAGACCCAGACGAGGGCCAGAACGGTGAGGTCGTGTACTCCTTCAGCAGCCACATTTCACCCCGGGCGCGGGAGCTCTTCGGACTCTCGCCGCGCACCGGCCGGCTGGAGGTGAGCGGCGAGCTGGACTATGAAGAGAGCCCGGTTTACCAAGTGTATGTGCAAGCCAAGGACCTGGGCCCCAACGCCGTGCCTGCACACTGCAAGGTACTGGTGCGAGTGCTGGATGCTAACGACAACGCGCCGGAGATCAGCTTCAGCACCGTGAAGGAGGCGGTGAGCGAGGGCGCGGCGCCCGGCACGGTGGTGGCCCTGTTCAGCGTCACCGACCGCGATTCAGAGGAGAATGGGCAGGTACAATGCGAGCTGCTAGGGGACGTGCCGTTCCGCCTCAAGTCTTCCTTCAAGAATTACTACACCATCGTGACCGAGGCCCCCCTGGACCGAGAGGCGGGGGACTCCTACACCCTGACCGTGGTGGCCCGGGACCGGGGCGAACCAGCACTCTCTACTAGTAAGTCGATCCAGGTACACGTGTCGGATGTGAACGACAACGCTCCGCGCTTCAGCCAGCCGGTCTATGATGTGTATGTGACCGAGAACAACGTGCCGGGCGCCTACATCTACGCGGTGAGCGCCACAGACCGCGATGAGGGCGCCAACGCCCAGCTAGCCTACTCTATCTTGGAATGCCAGATCCAGGGCATGAGCGTCTTCACCTACGTGTCCATCAACTCTGAGAACGGCTACTTGTACGCCCTGCGTTCTTTCGACTACGAGCAGCTGAAAGACTTCAGCTTTCAGGTAGAAGCCCGGGACGCCGGCAGCCCCCAGGCTCTGGCGGGCAATGCCACCGTCAACATCCTCATAGTGGATCAGAACGACAACGCCCCTGCTATCGTGGCGCCTCTACCGGGGCGCAACGGGACTCCGTCGCGCGAGGTGCTGCCCCGCTCGGCAGAGCCGGGTTACCTGCTCACCCGTGTGGCCGCGGTGGACGCAGACGACGGTGAGAACGCTCGGCTCACCTACAGCATCGTGCGGGGCAACGAAATGAACCTCTTCCGCATGGACTGGCGCACCGGGGAGCTCCGCACAGCGCGCCGGGTGCCGACCAAGCGCGACCCCCAGCGGCCTTATGAGCTTGTGATCGAGGTGCGCGACCACGGGCAGCCGCCCCTGTCCTCCACGGCCACCCTGGTGGTTCAGCTGGTGGATGGCGCCGTGGAGCCccagggcgggggcgggggcggaggAGGAGGGTCAGGGGAGCACCAGCGCCCCAGCCGCTCTGGCAGCGGGGAAACCTCGCTAGACCTCACCCTCATCCTCATCATCGCACTGGGCTCGGTGTCTTTCATCTTCCTGCTGGCCATGATCGTGCTGGCAGTGCGTtgccagaaagagaagaaacttaACATCTACACGTGTCTGGCCAGCGATTgctgcctctgctgctgctgctgcggcggtGGGGGTTCGACCTGCTGCGGCCGCCAAGCCCGGGCGCGCAAGAAGAAACTCAGCAAGTCGGACATCATGCTGGTGCAGAGCTCCAATGTACCCAGTAACCCGGCCCAGGTGCCGGTGGAGGAGTCTGGGGCCTTTGGCTCCCACCACCACAGCCAGAATTACTGCTACCAGGTCTGCCTGACCCCGGAGTCCGCCAAGACCGACCTGATGTTCCTTAAACCCTGCAGCCCATCGCGAAGTACGGACACTGAGCACAACCCCTGCGGGGCCATCGTCACTGGATACACCGACCAGCAGCCCGACATCATCTCAAACGGAAGCATTTTGTCCAACGAG actAAACACCAGCGAGCAGAGCTCAGCTATCTAGTTGACAGACCTCGCCGAGTTAACAG TTCTGCATTCCAGGAAGCCGACATAGTAAGCTCTAAGGACAGTGGTCACGGAGACAGTGAACAGGGAGACAGTGATCATGATGCCACCAACAGAGGCCAGTCAGCTG GCATGGATCTCTTCTCCAACTGCACTGAGGAATGTAAAGCACTGGGCCACTCAGATCGGTGCTGGATGCCTTCTTTTGTCCCTTCTGATGGACGCCAGGCTGCCGATTATCGCAGCAATCTCCATGTTCCCGGCATGGACTCTGTTCCAGACACTGAGGTGTTTGAAACTCCAGAAGCCCAGCCTGGGGCAGAGAGGTCTTTCTCCACCTTCGGCAAAGAGAAGGCCCTTCACAGCACGCTGGAGAGGAAGGAGCTGGATGGACTGCTGTCTAATACCCGAGCGCCTTACAAACCACCATATTTGA ATCATTTCCATcatctttcttattttgtaaattgGAAGTAA